Proteins co-encoded in one Brassica rapa cultivar Chiifu-401-42 chromosome A02, CAAS_Brap_v3.01, whole genome shotgun sequence genomic window:
- the LOC108870807 gene encoding uncharacterized protein LOC108870807, whose product MSFIGIDTPKGHTSPPKTYLLLGCRDDNHPLAATVAWNTSTSSNTLQDPKHINVGLKYILNGVDCTSKILAAKLCNAADVIRAMTENGQNIANGVVCRNMTLNTMPMDENLLKIVRKYEERIMLKESDLLPRISKKKTRRRGALLKNVNTDKHLVCSMDWQGPPPWDSSLGGDGCPKFLLDVMVKGLAKHVRCVGIDAAVPPSKKPDSRTFP is encoded by the exons ATGAGTTTCATAGGAATTGATACCCCGAAAGGTCACACTTCGCCACCTAAAACCTATCTTCTTTTGGGTTGTAGAGACGACAACCACCCTCTT GCCGCAACGGTTGCTTGGAACACAAGTACCAGTTCGAACACATTGCAAGATCCTAAACATATAAACGTCGGATTAAAATACATTCTCAATGGGGTGGATTGTACCAGTAAGATTCTCGCGGCCAAACTCTGCAATGCTGCAGATGTAATCAGGGCAATGACGGAAAATGGACAGAACATTGCCAATGGAGTGGTTTGTAGAAACATGACGCTAAACACAATGCCAATGGATGAGAATCTGTTGAAAATCGTCAGAAAGTATGAAGAAAGGATCATGTTGAAGGAGTCTGATCTTCTACCAAGGATCTCcaagaagaaaacaagaagaCGTGGTGCCTTGTTGAAAAATGTGAACACAGATAAGCATTTGGTTTGTTCTATGGACTGGCAAGGTCCACCACCATGGGATTCATCTTTAGGAGGTGATGGCTGTCCTAAATTTCTCTTGGATGTGATG GTTAAAGGTTTAGCGAAACATGTGCGTTGTGTGGGGATTGATGCTGCAGTTCCACCCTCAAAGAAGCCAGATTCAAGGACTTTCCCCTAA
- the LOC103854861 gene encoding uncharacterized protein LOC103854861, with protein sequence MVNNFSDADTEVFWDVTDFPIRTDRSYLETLRSVLVSNGYTGELKIRAYGEKKPDNLGDGVTFLLKTEKFSRLNRMLVDIGLWELDTTRLSACTPKNVMVIAENIDEDTDFVYVSRNLRSPANNCLWVLADDYEKEKIKRVKLPSASFIWIWKDLLAGKKPMSSEKLSSLRCKAPFERAWAEI encoded by the exons ATGGTCAACAACTTCTCCG ATGCGGACACAGAGGTCTTCTGGGACGTGACTGACTTCCCTATCCGTACCGATCGCTCTTATCTCGAGACTCTCAGATCAGTTCTTGTCAGCAATGGTTATACTGGTGAGCTAAAAATCAGGGCTTATGGTGAGAAGAAACCGGACAATCTGGGTGATGGAGTCACCTTCCTACTTAAAA CGGAGAAATTTTCGAGACTTAATAGGATGTTAGTGGACATTGGTCTATGGGAATTGGACACAACTCGCTTGTCTGCTTGTACCCCAAAAAATGTGATGGTAATCGCAGAAAACATAGACGAAGATACAGACTTTGTCTACGTTTCTAGGAATTTGAGATCACCTGCTAATAATTGTCTCTGGGTACTGGCTGATGATTACGAAAAGGAGAAAATAAAGCGTGTGAAGCTTCCTAGTGCAAGCTTTATATGGATATGGAAAGATCTACTGGCTGGAAAAAAGCCCATGTCCTCAGAGAAGTTATCTTCATTGCGTTGCAAAGCTCCCTTTGAGCGCGCCTGGGCTGAGATTTGA
- the LOC103855078 gene encoding uncharacterized protein LOC103855078, producing MVVHGWTGVFWDMDDFPLPPGLDVDQFVKNVELAISNAGALGEVEFFAYSSSDSFDYGRYLESMSFTPAKVVGKRSRFYRLIHRMLNWVHKRQQYGGKKNLLVIAKAMPGEDNINLISFLDEMIVRDHNVFTVVPEGCSPENFDYPEPILAWYWSDLCSGNRSIDLSSAYPTDDDDDDDDDDDDDDSGPGVKRASETHAAGSARKLLQN from the exons ATGGTCGTCC ATGGTTGGACAGGCGTCTTCTGGGACATGGATGACTTCCCACTCCCTCCTGGTCTCGATGTAGATCAGTTTGTTAAGAATGTCGAGTTAGCTATATCGAATGCGGGCGCTCTTGGTGAAGTGGAGTTCTTTGCTTATAGTAGTTCGGATTCCTTTGATTATGGTCGATATCTCGAGTCCATGTCCTTCACTCCAGCTAAAGTTGTCGGTAAACGTTCAAGGTTTTATCGTTTGATACATCGCATGCTTAACTGGGTTCACAAACGTCAACAGTATGGaggcaaaaaaaatttgttggtGATTGCAAAGGCTATGCCAGGGGAAGATAACATTAACCTGATCAGTTTTCTTGACGAAATGATTGTTAGAGATCATAATGTTTTCACAGTAGTTCCTGAGGGTTGCTCACCAGAAAATTTTGATTATCCTGAGCCAATTTTAGCTTGGTATTGGTCAGACTTATGTTCTGGAAACAGATCCATCGACCTTTCTTCTGCATATCctactgatgatgatgatgatgatgatgatgatgatgatgatgatgattccgGACCAGGTGTGAAACGTGCAAGTGAAACTCATGCTGCTGGTTCTGCTAGGAAACTTCTTCAGAACTAG